From Propionispora vibrioides, the proteins below share one genomic window:
- a CDS encoding TolC family protein, with protein sequence MPGKYRWKKHLAAMLAGGFLLLNTAAVLAAPMELSLEDSIALALKNNDSIKIANSSRENARWQVKEKEAGKSISGTLTHTASKYDYDYKTTSEGKNFSNDLSVSWNVYTGGQVESGIKQARLGLTSADLAVDAARQQVKYNAASKYFTVLQTRNLVQVDKESVENLTAHLQNVQAQFEVGTVAKTDVLRSQVELANAQQSLIKAENNYQLAVSNLNNVMGQPLSTELQIKQELGYEPYALSMDDCIAYSLQQRPELAQAKLSEEINKEAVKYAQAGYRPTITVSAGTDLSDPTFPGDNHKDWYAIAKASWNIFDAGATKASVKQAEATLEESGHTLNQTKDSVQLEVRQAYLNMKEAEKRIDTSKVAVDQAQEDFKIAQVRYTAGVGTNLDVMDAQVALTEAKTNYIQALYDYNTSKADLERAMGVPVQ encoded by the coding sequence ATGCCTGGAAAATACCGATGGAAAAAACACTTGGCAGCTATGCTGGCCGGAGGTTTTTTATTGTTAAACACGGCGGCTGTACTGGCGGCGCCGATGGAGTTATCGTTGGAAGACAGTATCGCCTTAGCGCTCAAGAATAACGATTCAATAAAAATAGCCAATTCAAGTAGGGAAAATGCCCGTTGGCAGGTAAAGGAAAAAGAAGCGGGAAAATCGATCAGCGGGACCTTAACGCACACCGCTAGTAAGTACGATTACGATTATAAGACTACATCCGAAGGCAAAAACTTTAGCAACGACTTGTCGGTTAGCTGGAATGTATATACCGGCGGCCAAGTAGAAAGTGGCATCAAGCAGGCGCGTTTGGGACTGACTTCAGCCGATCTAGCAGTTGACGCCGCCCGGCAGCAAGTGAAGTATAATGCGGCAAGCAAGTATTTTACCGTATTGCAGACCCGTAACCTGGTGCAGGTGGACAAGGAATCGGTGGAAAATCTGACGGCCCATTTGCAGAATGTGCAGGCCCAGTTTGAGGTGGGAACAGTGGCTAAGACCGACGTGCTTCGTTCCCAGGTGGAGCTGGCCAATGCACAGCAGTCGCTGATCAAAGCGGAGAATAACTACCAACTGGCTGTGTCCAATTTAAATAATGTCATGGGCCAGCCCTTAAGCACCGAATTGCAGATTAAACAGGAACTGGGCTATGAGCCCTATGCCTTGAGCATGGACGATTGCATTGCCTATTCATTGCAGCAACGTCCCGAACTGGCACAGGCGAAACTGAGTGAAGAAATCAACAAGGAAGCTGTGAAGTACGCTCAAGCGGGTTATCGTCCCACTATTACGGTAAGCGCTGGAACCGATTTAAGTGATCCTACTTTTCCGGGAGATAATCATAAGGACTGGTATGCTATCGCAAAAGCGAGCTGGAATATCTTTGATGCCGGTGCTACCAAGGCCAGCGTGAAGCAAGCTGAGGCCACTCTGGAAGAAAGCGGCCACACGCTAAATCAGACCAAAGACAGTGTTCAACTGGAAGTTCGTCAGGCTTACCTTAACATGAAGGAAGCGGAAAAACGGATTGATACCAGCAAGGTAGCGGTTGATCAGGCGCAGGAAGACTTCAAGATTGCCCAGGTGCGTTATACGGCCGGTGTGGGAACTAACCTGGACGTTATGGATGCCCAGGTAGCGCTGACTGAAGCCAAGACCAACTATATCCAGGCTTTGTATGATTACAACACCAGCAAGGCTGATCTGGAACGGGCCATGGGTGTGCCGGTCCAATAA
- a CDS encoding ankyrin repeat domain-containing protein — protein MPSSNDMMTPEEIEALMASMNTEASAPQAPPAPESPDPAAEGPMSQDEIEAFLAKLNEPKQEEIPSVPESGKDRSDSPLPDSAPPVTTPVPEPAVEDKPAKVGLGAKLTAWAGKLAGSFSYSRLPFFNRRKMDGNAPAVTEAVAEGLTEKQEAEALSEAMPGSFSQRHAMTIAASVMLVIVLCVGTFIGFSMYKNHGQAEASPENQLSGLGVELSPAELVKYAGRGNQKIVNLFLSAGMDVDAQRESDGFTPLMAAAAFGRLEMVQMLLEQGANVNKKNFDESTALMLAVKYNQPAVVAALLQTGAKPNGRDLYGNTMVSLALTYKNPQIIDALTRAGTKGLTEELEKMRNADKKQPGAATAGQAEKTPATEVNPDFLLADGRVGYVQIGRSVESLYRHYDRSLVTFEAENRDGIPYPVVKLFVPEKKAPAMVLSVSVSRQGQQQTIDGIRVYDERFKTEDGIGIGSTLGDMKKAGTLQGVKQIDQSLYAVSKEAHLLFELEVAMANLPVEWLRSGEVDSLPSSMKIRGILLQ, from the coding sequence ATGCCTTCTTCCAATGATATGATGACACCGGAGGAAATAGAAGCATTGATGGCTTCTATGAATACGGAGGCAAGTGCGCCTCAAGCACCGCCAGCGCCGGAAAGCCCCGATCCTGCGGCAGAAGGGCCGATGAGCCAGGATGAGATTGAGGCTTTTTTAGCTAAGCTGAATGAGCCGAAGCAGGAAGAAATTCCGTCAGTACCGGAAAGCGGCAAAGACCGTTCTGATTCTCCCCTGCCTGATTCAGCGCCGCCCGTGACCACTCCAGTGCCTGAGCCGGCGGTGGAGGACAAACCGGCAAAAGTTGGCCTGGGTGCTAAGCTAACGGCTTGGGCTGGTAAGCTGGCCGGGAGTTTCTCCTATAGCAGGCTGCCTTTTTTTAACCGGAGGAAGATGGACGGGAATGCTCCGGCTGTGACCGAGGCTGTCGCGGAGGGCTTGACGGAGAAGCAAGAGGCAGAAGCGTTGAGCGAGGCTATGCCGGGCAGCTTTTCTCAGCGGCATGCCATGACGATTGCCGCCAGTGTGATGCTGGTGATTGTGCTCTGTGTAGGCACTTTCATCGGTTTCAGTATGTATAAAAACCACGGTCAGGCTGAGGCCAGTCCGGAAAACCAGCTGTCCGGGCTGGGAGTCGAACTGTCGCCGGCTGAACTGGTCAAGTACGCCGGGCGCGGCAATCAAAAGATTGTTAACCTGTTTTTGTCGGCCGGGATGGATGTGGATGCCCAGCGGGAAAGTGACGGCTTTACTCCCTTAATGGCGGCGGCGGCGTTTGGCCGTCTGGAGATGGTGCAAATGCTGCTGGAACAGGGTGCTAATGTGAATAAAAAGAATTTTGATGAAAGCACGGCATTGATGCTAGCCGTTAAATACAATCAGCCGGCGGTGGTCGCGGCGCTGCTGCAAACCGGCGCCAAGCCTAACGGCCGGGATTTGTACGGCAATACGATGGTTTCCCTGGCCTTAACTTATAAAAATCCGCAGATTATCGATGCTCTGACCAGGGCGGGAACTAAAGGGCTGACTGAGGAACTGGAGAAAATGCGCAATGCCGATAAAAAACAGCCCGGCGCCGCGACTGCCGGTCAGGCGGAAAAAACGCCGGCTACCGAAGTTAATCCCGATTTTCTGCTGGCCGACGGCAGGGTCGGTTATGTTCAGATCGGCCGGTCGGTGGAAAGCCTGTACCGTCATTATGACCGCAGCCTGGTAACCTTCGAGGCTGAAAACCGGGATGGCATTCCTTATCCGGTGGTTAAGCTTTTTGTACCGGAAAAGAAAGCGCCGGCTATGGTCTTAAGTGTTTCGGTCAGCCGCCAGGGACAGCAGCAAACGATTGACGGTATCCGGGTATATGATGAGCGGTTTAAAACGGAAGACGGCATCGGTATTGGTTCCACTTTGGGTGATATGAAAAAGGCGGGTACTTTGCAGGGGGTCAAACAGATCGATCAGTCGCTGTATGCCGTCTCCAAGGAAGCCCATCTGTTGTTTGAACTGGAAGTCGCCATGGCCAATCTGCCGGTGGAATGGCTGCGGTCAGGAGAGGTGGACAGCCTGCCGTCGTCGATGAAAATCCGGGGGATTTTGCTGCAATAG